Below is a genomic region from Caulobacter rhizosphaerae.
CAGCCACCTGTTCCTGTTCATCGGCGCCGCACCGAACACCACCTGGCTGAGCGAATGTCGGGTGGAGCTGGACAACCACGGCTTCGTGCGCACTGGCCAGGACCTGGCGCCGGGCCATCCGTCCCTGCAGACCAGCCGCCACGGCGTGTTCGCGATCGGCGACGTGCGGGCGGGTTCGGTCAAGCGCGTGGCGGCGGCGGTCGGCGAAGGCGCCCAGGTGGTGGCCGCCATCCACGCCTATCTGGCCGAACCGGTGACGACGGCCTGAGCCGAACCCTCTTCACAGGCCAGGATTACGCATCCTTAAATTGCGACCGGGCGCGCGAACGTCGATCGTCCAGCCGACAAGGGGATCGAACTGATGAAGTTGACGATAGCGCTCGGCGCGACCTGCCTGCTGGCCGCCTCTCCCGCCCTGGCCGCCGCGCCGGCTTGCGCCGTGCCGGACTACGCCAAGCAGGCGCAAGACCTGATCAGGCCCTACCTGGAGGCCGAAAGCTTCAGCGGGTCGATCCTGGTGGCCAAGGACGGCGCGCCGGTGTGGCGCGAGAGCTTCGGCGCGGCCAACCGCGAATGGGACGTGGCCAACACCGCCGACACCAAGTTCCGCCTCGGCTCGATCACCAAGCAGTTCACCGCCACGGCGATCCTGCAACTGGTCGACCAGGGCAAGCTGTCGGTCGACGATCCGATCTCGAAATACTACGCCGACGCCCCGGCCGCCTGGTCGAAGGTGACGATCAAACACCTGCTGACCCATACCTCGGGGATCCCCAGCTACACCGCCCTGCCCGGCTTCTTCGAGAAGAACTCCAAGCTGCCGCTGACCCCCGAGGAGATCGTCAAGCTGACTCGGGACCTGCCGCTCGAATTCGAGCCGGGCGCGAAGTACAACTACGACAACACCGGCTACATCCTGCTCGGCTATGTGATCGAGAAGGTCTCGGGCGAAACCTACGCCGACTACCTGGCCAAGCACATCTTCACGCCGCTGGGCATGAAGGATACCGGCTACGACGTCTCCGGCGTGATCCTGCGCCATCGGGCCTCGGGCTACCAGGGCTCCAAGGAGGGCTGGAGGAACGCCGACTATCTGGACATGACCCTGCCCTATGCGGCCGGCTCGCTCTATTCCACGACCGGCGACCTGCTGATCTGGGACCGGGCCCTGGCCGACGGCAAGATCCTGACCCCGGCTTCGCGGCAGGCGATGTTTACCGACTATGGCCACGAATACGGGTTCGGCTGGCGGGTCGACACCGATGACGGCCACGCACGGGTCGGCCACGGCGGCGGGATCAACGGTTTTTCGACGGGCATCGCGCGCTACCCCAAGGACGGCGTCGTCGCCATCGTCCTGGCCAACTACAACGCGTCTCCCTCCAGCAGCATCTCCGACAATCTGGCGGGGCTGTGCGTCGGAACCTATCAGCCGCCCAAGGCGATCGCCCTGCCGGTCGCGACCCTCGACCGCTATGTCGGCGACTATGTCCTGTCGCCGACCTTCACCCTGACGATCACTCGCCAGGGCGAGCAGTTGATCAGCCAGGGCACGAACCAAGGCCCTGTACCGATCTACGCCAGCGCCCCCGGCGAGTTCTTCGCCAAGACGGTCAACGCCAAGATCAGCTTCACCCAGTCTGGAGACGCTCCGGCCACGGCGCTGGTGCTGCACCAGGGCGGTCGGGACCGGACGGCGCCGAGGGTGGAGGTTAAGCCCTAGGATGCTGCAGCTCACGCCGGCGCCCCCCTACGGATCGCTTCGCGACCGTCTTCCCCCATAGGGGGAAGAGCCTCGCGCCTAAGGCTCCGCCCCCTCGCCGCGACAGACCGCGAAGCGGTCGGGGGGCAAGTGGGAGCCCCCAAAGCAAAAGGCCCCGGAGTCTTCTCCGGGGCCTTCGCATGTCTCAGCCGAAGCTGGATCGTTCGAGGTTACTCGACGATCTTGGCGCGCCAGAAACGCATGCGTTTCTGGCCACTAAGCATGGTCGAGAAAATCGTTATTCAACGATTTTCGCGACGACGCCGGCGCCGACGGTGCGGCCGCCTTCACGGATGGCGAAGCGCAGCTTCTCTTCCATGGCGATCGGGGTGATCAGCTCGACGTCCAGCTCGGCGTTGTCGCCCGGCATGATCATTTCCACGCCTTCGCGCAGCTTGATGATCCCGGTCACGTCCGTGGTGCGGAAGTAGAATTGCGGACGGTAGTTGGTGAAGAACGGGGTGTGACGGCCGCCCTCTTCCTTGGTCAGGATGTAGGCTTCGGCCACGAACTTGGTGTGCGGGGTGATCGAACCCGGCTTGCACAGCACCTGGCCGCGCTCGACGTCTTCGCGCTTGGTGCCGCGCAGCAGCACGCCGACGTTGTCGCCCGCTTGACCCTGGTCCAGCAGCTTGCGGAACATTTCGACGCCCGTGCAGGTCGTCTTCTGGACCGGACGGATGCCGACGATCTCGACTTCCTCGCCGACCTTGACGATGCCGCGCTCGACGCGACCGGTGACCACGGTGCCGCGGCCCGAGATCGAGAACACGTCTTCGACCGGCATCAGGAAGGGCAGGTCGACCGGACGGTCAGGCTGCGGGATGTAGGCGTCGACCGTCTTCATCAGCTCGAGGATCGAGCCTTCGCCGATCGTGGCGTCGCCGCCGTCGATGGCGACCTTGGCCGAGCCCTTGGTGATCGGGATGTCGTCGCCGGGGAAGTCGTACGACGAAAGCAGCTCGCGCACTTCCATCTCGACCAGTTCCAGCAGCTCGGCGTCGTCGACCAGGTCGACCTTGTTCATGTAGACGACCAGGGCCGGCACGCCGACCTGACGGGCCAGCAGGATGTGCTCGCGGGTCTGGGGCATCGGGC
It encodes:
- the tuf gene encoding elongation factor Tu, coding for MAKEKFERTKPHCNIGTIGHVDHGKTTLTAAITITLAKSGGATAKNYADIDAAPEEKARGITINTAHVEYETANRHYAHVDCPGHADYVKNMITGAAQMDGAILVVSAADGPMPQTREHILLARQVGVPALVVYMNKVDLVDDAELLELVEMEVRELLSSYDFPGDDIPITKGSAKVAIDGGDATIGEGSILELMKTVDAYIPQPDRPVDLPFLMPVEDVFSISGRGTVVTGRVERGIVKVGEEVEIVGIRPVQKTTCTGVEMFRKLLDQGQAGDNVGVLLRGTKREDVERGQVLCKPGSITPHTKFVAEAYILTKEEGGRHTPFFTNYRPQFYFRTTDVTGIIKLREGVEMIMPGDNAELDVELITPIAMEEKLRFAIREGGRTVGAGVVAKIVE
- a CDS encoding serine hydrolase is translated as MKLTIALGATCLLAASPALAAAPACAVPDYAKQAQDLIRPYLEAESFSGSILVAKDGAPVWRESFGAANREWDVANTADTKFRLGSITKQFTATAILQLVDQGKLSVDDPISKYYADAPAAWSKVTIKHLLTHTSGIPSYTALPGFFEKNSKLPLTPEEIVKLTRDLPLEFEPGAKYNYDNTGYILLGYVIEKVSGETYADYLAKHIFTPLGMKDTGYDVSGVILRHRASGYQGSKEGWRNADYLDMTLPYAAGSLYSTTGDLLIWDRALADGKILTPASRQAMFTDYGHEYGFGWRVDTDDGHARVGHGGGINGFSTGIARYPKDGVVAIVLANYNASPSSSISDNLAGLCVGTYQPPKAIALPVATLDRYVGDYVLSPTFTLTITRQGEQLISQGTNQGPVPIYASAPGEFFAKTVNAKISFTQSGDAPATALVLHQGGRDRTAPRVEVKP